A section of the Drosophila subobscura isolate 14011-0131.10 chromosome A, UCBerk_Dsub_1.0, whole genome shotgun sequence genome encodes:
- the LOC117902763 gene encoding serine protease SP24D-like: protein MVTPRFANSLALAIAVVVGCCLLPAAQSAPGWINGRVVGGEDAALGQFPHQVSLRNGGSHSCGGSILSRNYILTAAHCVTNDADENGFHAPIAASRFTIRAGSNDRFSGGVLIQVVEVIVHENYGKFLNDVALLRLESPLFYSNSIKAIDLPTANTPADADIIISGWGLLKHQGDLPRYLQYNTLKSITVEKCGELIDFGVESELCLLHEADNGACNGDSGGPAVYNNQVVGVAGFVVGGCGSTYPDGYARVYYFNDWIRQHSDV, encoded by the coding sequence ATGGTAACGCCTCGATTCGCTAATAGTTTGGCTCTGGCCATCGCCGTcgttgttggctgctgcctgctgccagcagccCAGTCTGCACCCGGTTGGATCAATGGCCGTGTGGTGGGCGGAGAGGATGCCGCCCTCGGCCAGTTTCCGCATCAGGTGTCGCTGCGTAACGGCGGCTCCCACAGCTGCGGGGGCTCCATCCTGTCGCGCAACTACATCCTGACCGCTGCCCATTGCGTGACGAACGATGCGGACGAGAATGGTTTCCATGCACCTATCGCCGCCAGCCGCTTCACGATCCGCGCGGGCAGCAACGATCGCTTCAGTGGCGGCGTCCTGATCCAGGTCGTGGAGGTCATTGTTCATGAGAACTACGGCAAGTTCCTCAACGACGTGGCCTTACTCCGACTGGAGTCACCGCTCTTCTACTCAAACAGCATCAAGGCTATCGATCTGCCCACGGCCAATACGCCAGCCGATGCCGATATCATCATTTCGGGCTGGGGTCTACTCAAGCACCAGGGAGATCTTCCCCGCTACCTGCAGTACAACACCCTCAAGTCAATTACCGTCGAGAAGTGCGGAGAACTCATCGATTTTGGCGTGGAGAGCGAGCTCTGCCTCTTGCACGAGGCCGATAACGGTGCCTGCAATGGCGACTCTGGTGGCCCCGCCGTCTACAACAATCAGGTTGTGGGCGTTGCTGGCTTTGTGGTCGGTGGATGTGGCAGCACCTATCCCGATGGCTATGCCAGGGTCTACTATTTCAACGACTGGATCAGGCAGCACTCGGATGTTTaa